A DNA window from Vibrio cidicii contains the following coding sequences:
- a CDS encoding DUF3334 family protein encodes MKKNKVVTTEDILLKLCQSVSGVLTSATSSQINYSAMVQKINKTSLKPDFGCFVLFDGGFTGLVVINFTAKAALEIYTNYMRSMGMPEEELAVLHTSDEVGDVLGELMNQLVGDFTNKIRKELQTNITQNQPKMLSLNKQVLLSVDTNLDRPQARRVTFSTENNNIFYLELAMDKTEFIQLEDFEVGEDENPDDILEMTQANMRSKKQENQVADDDLGITSDLLDELGL; translated from the coding sequence ATGAAAAAAAATAAAGTCGTTACGACTGAAGACATCCTGTTAAAATTGTGCCAATCCGTTTCTGGCGTATTAACTTCCGCCACCTCGTCACAAATCAACTATTCTGCCATGGTGCAGAAAATCAACAAAACCAGCTTAAAGCCAGACTTTGGTTGTTTCGTACTCTTTGATGGCGGTTTTACTGGATTAGTCGTCATCAATTTCACGGCAAAAGCGGCGTTAGAAATCTACACCAACTACATGCGCAGCATGGGTATGCCTGAGGAAGAACTGGCCGTATTACACACCTCCGACGAAGTGGGCGATGTGCTCGGTGAGCTGATGAACCAACTAGTGGGCGATTTTACCAACAAAATCCGCAAAGAGTTGCAAACCAACATCACACAAAACCAACCTAAAATGCTTTCTTTGAATAAGCAGGTTTTGCTGTCGGTGGATACTAACCTTGACCGTCCTCAAGCACGTCGCGTTACTTTCTCCACAGAGAACAACAACATTTTCTATCTTGAGCTCGCCATGGATAAAACGGAGTTCATCCAGCTAGAAGATTTTGAAGTGGGTGAAGATGAAAATCCAGATGACATCTTAGAAATGACGCAAGCTAACATGCGCAGCAAAAAGCAAGAGAATCAAGTCGCTGACGATGACCTAGGCATAACCTCAGACTTACTCGATGAGTTGGGTCTGTAA
- the hutG gene encoding formimidoylglutamase has product MKSPLNLINEFHWQGRHDAEDGALGKRVHHAIRHVDYTAIDQLSRAVALLGFACDAGVARNKGRIGAKKSPDLIRRALANLAWHSDAPLYDLGTVVCEDDQLESSQQQCAEVISQALAHCPVITLGGGHEVAWASFQGLAGYLQTHQPQSTPKIGIINFDAHFDLRAFHSQHAEVKPSSGTPFNQIQHFCQQAGWDFHYACLGVSRASNTKALFERADQLHVWYVEDKDLAVLNLDYHLTQLQHFIDGCDYLYLTIDLDVFPAATAPGVSAPAARGVSYDYLAPFLERILSHHSKLMLADIAEYNPTYDVDSQTARLAARLCWDIANAMNNKF; this is encoded by the coding sequence ATGAAAAGTCCACTTAATCTTATCAACGAGTTTCATTGGCAAGGCCGACACGATGCCGAAGATGGTGCGCTGGGTAAACGCGTCCATCATGCCATTCGTCATGTCGACTATACTGCTATCGACCAACTTTCACGCGCCGTTGCCCTGCTGGGTTTCGCCTGCGATGCGGGTGTGGCGCGTAATAAGGGGCGTATCGGGGCGAAAAAATCTCCCGATTTGATCCGCCGTGCGCTAGCCAACCTGGCTTGGCACAGCGATGCGCCACTCTACGATCTCGGCACTGTAGTGTGTGAGGATGACCAACTCGAAAGCAGTCAGCAGCAATGTGCAGAAGTTATCAGTCAAGCGCTCGCCCACTGCCCGGTCATTACCCTAGGCGGCGGACATGAAGTCGCATGGGCTTCATTCCAAGGCTTAGCGGGTTATCTGCAAACTCATCAGCCACAGAGTACGCCCAAAATTGGCATCATCAACTTCGACGCACATTTCGACCTGCGCGCTTTTCACAGCCAACACGCCGAAGTTAAGCCAAGCTCAGGTACACCATTCAATCAGATCCAGCACTTTTGCCAGCAGGCGGGATGGGATTTCCACTACGCGTGCCTTGGGGTAAGCCGAGCGAGCAATACCAAAGCGCTCTTTGAACGCGCGGATCAACTCCATGTTTGGTATGTGGAAGATAAAGATCTCGCGGTACTCAATCTCGACTATCACCTGACACAACTGCAGCACTTCATCGATGGTTGTGATTACCTCTACTTAACCATCGACCTCGATGTTTTCCCGGCAGCAACCGCACCGGGCGTCAGTGCGCCAGCCGCCAGAGGCGTGAGCTATGACTACTTGGCACCGTTTCTTGAACGCATTCTCAGCCATCATTCCAAGCTGATGCTAGCAGACATCGCCGAATACAACCCAACCTATGATGTCGACAGTCAAACCGCCCGTTTGGCCGCCAGATTGTGCTGGGACATCGCCAACGCGATGAATAACAAGTTTTAG
- a CDS encoding serine protease, which produces MLKKSVVSNVLILSGLFTSSTLVIAKPVTHVEERIIGGEVAQAGAWPTMAVLYRADAESVYKGRFCGGNYIDNGYVITAAHCVHHSQASSLKVAIGLTDLSQAGTQGVIADVERIYVHEAYNTVTSGFDIAILQLKTKPSISGATLANQSYFDSLGPGEELTVIGWGNLNATGNPDYPDALHQVNVPLVDSDVCRALGNGYQNVGDDAFCAGYAQGGKDSCQGDSGGPIWAVGNSSKIQVGVVSWGNGCAQANAYGVYANVGNLLSWVKSRTAGVDFTQYHDLGYVEFSDIAHDFVVSNNSTQTMTFNLKSNSGVTILEDQCSAVPLNNGERCVIKGTIGVNSAKSTSAQLTMQSDSNLVPEIKMEVAYTGIALAANDVASLFSMANSGVFNSEKPWSVNNGKLQSAAITHGEESTLVVKGLEKGYLSFNYSVDSEEKYDGLKVYVNGKQKAFFSGNNVIGTQTLTLDQASNEVSFVSMKDEEVTEGSDIATLSNLKFSTSNNTSSGSSSGGSLGFIGLALLAGLLRRRG; this is translated from the coding sequence ATGCTTAAGAAAAGCGTCGTCAGCAATGTTTTGATTCTATCTGGCCTTTTTACGTCAAGCACTCTTGTGATTGCCAAACCTGTAACTCACGTTGAAGAGCGTATTATCGGTGGAGAAGTGGCACAAGCGGGGGCTTGGCCGACGATGGCTGTCCTCTACCGTGCTGACGCAGAAAGTGTTTATAAAGGGCGATTTTGTGGTGGAAACTATATCGATAATGGCTATGTGATAACCGCTGCGCACTGTGTCCATCATTCGCAAGCCAGTTCGTTGAAAGTCGCGATTGGTCTAACGGACCTTTCTCAAGCGGGTACGCAGGGTGTTATCGCCGATGTTGAGCGCATTTACGTTCATGAAGCGTATAATACGGTGACTTCTGGGTTTGATATTGCCATTTTACAGCTTAAAACCAAGCCAAGCATTAGCGGGGCAACGCTAGCCAATCAGTCCTATTTTGATTCCCTCGGGCCGGGTGAAGAGCTGACAGTGATTGGATGGGGGAACCTCAATGCCACGGGTAACCCCGATTATCCCGATGCGCTGCACCAAGTCAATGTGCCGCTGGTAGACAGCGATGTTTGTCGCGCGCTCGGTAATGGCTACCAGAATGTTGGCGACGATGCGTTCTGTGCAGGCTACGCTCAAGGTGGCAAGGATTCTTGTCAGGGTGACAGCGGCGGCCCTATCTGGGCGGTCGGGAACAGCTCTAAGATTCAAGTTGGGGTGGTGAGTTGGGGGAACGGATGCGCCCAAGCTAATGCGTACGGTGTATATGCCAACGTAGGCAACTTACTCTCTTGGGTCAAGTCGAGAACGGCCGGGGTCGATTTTACCCAATACCATGATTTAGGCTATGTGGAATTTTCGGACATTGCCCATGATTTTGTGGTGAGCAACAATTCAACTCAAACAATGACGTTTAATCTCAAGAGCAACTCCGGTGTCACCATTTTAGAAGACCAGTGTAGTGCAGTGCCCTTAAACAACGGCGAGCGCTGCGTTATCAAAGGCACAATCGGCGTGAACTCTGCTAAGTCGACGAGCGCGCAACTGACCATGCAATCAGATTCGAATCTGGTGCCGGAGATCAAGATGGAAGTGGCCTATACCGGGATCGCTCTCGCCGCAAATGATGTCGCCTCGCTCTTTTCGATGGCCAACAGTGGCGTGTTTAATAGTGAGAAGCCATGGTCTGTCAATAATGGCAAACTTCAATCTGCGGCAATTACCCATGGAGAAGAATCGACGCTGGTGGTCAAGGGGCTAGAAAAAGGTTACCTGAGTTTTAACTATTCGGTTGATTCTGAAGAGAAATATGACGGTTTGAAAGTTTACGTTAATGGTAAGCAAAAAGCGTTCTTTAGCGGCAATAACGTAATAGGGACGCAAACCTTAACTCTCGACCAAGCTTCGAACGAAGTCAGTTTTGTCAGCATGAAGGATGAAGAAGTCACTGAGGGTAGCGACATTGCCACATTAAGCAATCTCAAATTCTCCACCAGCAACAATACTTCATCTGGCTCATCTTCGGGCGGTTCACTCGGCTTTATCGGCCTTGCGCTGTTAGCGGGTTTGCTACGTCGTCGTGGATAA
- a CDS encoding DUF3581 domain-containing protein: MFLAPYFSSNQKQFQFTREQASHFAKKVAGDFNPIHDEDSKRFCVPGDLLFAVLLRKEGVSQKMRFDFSGMVSEGVALHIENKCEKESAVVDAAGKEYLHMQREGQVNHNPEFIEHVVTNYVQFSGMNFPHIMVPLMEEQQMMINCQRPLVIYESMEVEFSRLDLTHPEVEFTGATFDVDGKRGVVTMNFAFKEEGEVVGHGIKRMVASGLKPYDQEAVDDLVNRFHLRKEEFLQRFAAAA; the protein is encoded by the coding sequence ATGTTTCTAGCACCTTATTTTTCAAGCAATCAAAAACAATTCCAATTTACCCGCGAACAGGCAAGCCATTTTGCCAAAAAGGTCGCCGGTGATTTCAACCCTATCCACGATGAAGACAGCAAACGCTTTTGCGTACCCGGCGATCTGCTTTTTGCCGTGCTATTGCGTAAAGAAGGCGTGAGCCAGAAAATGCGTTTCGACTTCTCTGGGATGGTTAGCGAAGGCGTTGCACTGCACATTGAAAATAAGTGTGAGAAAGAGAGCGCAGTAGTCGATGCCGCAGGCAAAGAGTATTTGCATATGCAGCGGGAAGGCCAAGTGAATCACAATCCCGAATTTATCGAGCATGTGGTCACTAACTACGTTCAATTCTCCGGAATGAACTTCCCGCACATTATGGTGCCGTTGATGGAAGAGCAGCAGATGATGATCAACTGCCAGCGCCCTTTGGTCATTTACGAGAGCATGGAAGTGGAATTTAGCCGTCTCGACCTGACCCACCCTGAAGTGGAATTTACTGGCGCAACATTTGACGTCGATGGCAAACGTGGCGTAGTCACCATGAACTTTGCGTTTAAAGAGGAAGGCGAAGTGGTTGGCCATGGCATCAAACGAATGGTCGCCAGCGGCTTGAAGCCGTACGACCAAGAAGCGGTGGACGATTTAGTCAATCGTTTTCATTTGCGCAAAGAAGAGTTCTTGCAACGTTTTGCCGCGGCAGCTTAA
- a CDS encoding response regulator has protein sequence MSRNLCPLYIVDDETSVLESMAFMLESYEYEVNTFSAGADFLQYVDLSRPGCLLLDSRMPEMRGQEVHRILNQKSSPISVIYLTGHGDVPMAVDALKEGALDFFQKPVDGNALINSVDEAMAHSLKKSHTLDAKQDLQSLTKREREVLSLVVNGMKNQQMADLLCVSLRTIEVHRSNVMKKLQADNLAELLRKVAHLI, from the coding sequence ATGAGTCGTAATCTTTGTCCGCTTTATATTGTTGATGATGAAACCTCGGTGCTGGAATCGATGGCATTCATGCTCGAAAGTTACGAATATGAAGTGAACACTTTCTCAGCTGGCGCGGATTTCCTGCAATATGTCGATTTATCTCGTCCGGGGTGTCTGTTGCTTGATAGCCGTATGCCCGAGATGCGTGGACAGGAAGTTCATCGTATCCTCAATCAAAAGAGCAGCCCTATCAGTGTCATTTATCTTACTGGTCATGGCGACGTTCCCATGGCTGTCGATGCGCTCAAAGAGGGAGCATTAGACTTTTTCCAAAAGCCCGTCGATGGCAATGCCCTGATAAACTCGGTCGATGAAGCGATGGCGCATTCGCTAAAAAAAAGTCATACACTAGACGCAAAACAGGATCTGCAAAGCTTAACTAAGCGTGAAAGAGAAGTGCTATCGCTGGTGGTGAATGGAATGAAAAATCAACAAATGGCGGATTTGCTGTGCGTTTCTCTTAGAACCATTGAGGTACATCGCTCCAATGTCATGAAAAAGCTCCAAGCAGACAATCTTGCAGAGTTGCTGCGAAAGGTGGCGCATCTCATTTAG
- the hutU gene encoding urocanate hydratase has protein sequence MTQGHDPRLDTSRTIRAPHGTTLRAKSWLTEAPLRMLMNNLDPDVAEHPHALVVYGGIGRAARNWQCFDKIVEVLERLEEDQTLVVQSGKPVGVFPTHKNAPRVLIANSNLVPHWANWEHFNELDKKGLMMYGQMTAGSWIYIGSQGIVQGTYETFVAVAKKHFAGDAKGRWVLTGGLGGMGGAQPLAATMAGFSMIAVECDESRIDYRLRTGYVDKKATSLDEALAMIKETDKPISVGLLGNAADIFAELVERNITPDVVTDQTSAHDPLNGYLPQGWSMTHAAEMRLQDEAAVVKAAKQSMAIQVRAMLELQARGAATLDYGNNIRQMALEEGVENAFDFPGFVPAYIRPLFCEGIGPFRWAALSGDPEDIYKTDQKVKELIPDNPHLHNWLDMARERIQFQGLPARICWVGLKDRERLGQAFNEMVKKGELKAPIVIGRDHLDSGSVASPNRETEGMMDGSDAVSDWPLLNALLNTAGGATWVSLHHGGGVGMGFSQHSGMVICCDGSDDASARIARVLHNDPATGVMRHADAGYDIAKQCAAEQGLDLPMLNEELRKLK, from the coding sequence ATGACACAAGGACACGATCCTCGCCTTGACACCAGCAGAACCATTCGCGCCCCGCACGGTACGACTCTGCGAGCCAAATCCTGGCTCACTGAAGCGCCACTTCGCATGCTGATGAATAACCTCGACCCTGATGTCGCAGAGCACCCGCACGCGCTGGTGGTCTACGGCGGCATTGGCCGTGCCGCTCGTAACTGGCAATGTTTTGATAAAATTGTTGAAGTGCTGGAGCGCTTGGAAGAAGACCAGACGCTGGTGGTGCAATCGGGTAAACCTGTGGGCGTTTTTCCCACCCACAAAAACGCACCACGCGTTCTGATTGCCAACTCAAACTTGGTGCCGCATTGGGCGAACTGGGAGCACTTCAACGAGCTCGATAAAAAAGGTTTGATGATGTACGGCCAAATGACGGCTGGCAGTTGGATTTACATCGGCTCACAAGGCATAGTGCAAGGCACTTATGAAACGTTTGTTGCCGTGGCGAAGAAGCATTTTGCAGGTGATGCCAAAGGACGCTGGGTTTTGACGGGTGGCCTTGGTGGCATGGGCGGCGCGCAGCCTCTGGCAGCGACAATGGCTGGCTTTTCTATGATTGCGGTTGAGTGTGACGAATCACGCATCGACTACCGCCTGCGCACTGGTTACGTGGACAAAAAAGCCACGTCGCTTGACGAAGCCTTAGCGATGATCAAAGAAACCGATAAACCGATTTCGGTTGGCTTGCTGGGTAACGCCGCCGACATCTTCGCTGAACTGGTTGAGCGCAACATCACCCCGGATGTGGTCACCGACCAAACTTCGGCGCACGATCCACTTAACGGTTATCTTCCGCAAGGTTGGAGCATGACACACGCCGCCGAAATGCGTCTGCAAGATGAGGCTGCGGTTGTCAAAGCAGCAAAACAGTCGATGGCGATTCAAGTTCGCGCCATGCTCGAACTGCAAGCTCGCGGCGCTGCGACGCTCGACTACGGCAACAACATTCGTCAAATGGCGCTGGAAGAAGGGGTGGAAAACGCCTTTGATTTCCCGGGCTTTGTACCCGCGTATATTCGTCCGCTCTTCTGTGAAGGGATTGGCCCGTTCCGCTGGGCAGCCCTTTCTGGTGATCCGGAAGATATTTACAAAACCGATCAGAAGGTCAAAGAACTGATCCCAGATAACCCTCATCTGCACAACTGGCTCGACATGGCACGTGAGCGCATTCAGTTCCAAGGCTTACCAGCACGGATCTGCTGGGTAGGCTTGAAAGATCGCGAACGTTTGGGCCAAGCGTTTAACGAAATGGTGAAAAAGGGTGAGTTAAAAGCGCCGATCGTGATTGGTCGCGACCATCTCGACTCGGGTTCTGTCGCCAGTCCGAACCGTGAAACAGAAGGCATGATGGATGGCTCAGACGCAGTTTCTGATTGGCCACTGCTCAATGCTCTGCTGAACACGGCGGGCGGCGCAACTTGGGTTTCGCTGCATCACGGTGGCGGCGTGGGAATGGGCTTCTCACAACACTCTGGTATGGTGATCTGCTGTGATGGTAGCGATGACGCCTCTGCGCGTATTGCTCGTGTGCTGCACAATGACCCTGCGACTGGTGTGATGCGCCATGCCGATGCCGGTTACGACATCGCCAAACAATGTGCTGCCGAGCAAGGTCTTGATCTACCAATGCTTAACGAAGAATTGCGCAAGTTGAAGTAA
- a CDS encoding sensor histidine kinase, whose translation MTWLQEHNPSYEFNLHTYDFDQLEEAFLHGQLDFLLTSPGQATKLAREYPIHWLATQKTAYSDMPNKSIASVVIVSEESPFKTLRDINKASVAAVSEKAFGGFLALRYELDKLGYVNSSFFETIHFTGPPTDQLILDVIDSQIDVAIVPACTLENMAAEGKIELRNLRVLNERKSADSVCAVSTPFYPNWTMAMTERTPIDVGQKVAQTLLAMPADHPAAIAAHNVGWMLPAPNVNVDKVYKHLDLHPLQKPWAQKVQEWLHKNLAVAIAALLTLVLLTIYHFWLEWTFKRSREKLKTTLNDLRRKSSMLEHAQRITIVGELGSSLAHEINQPLAAIKNYSQGAKVRIERGATSEEMLPILEKIQQQVTCASDIIERLRSLIHRNPIEKKWIDLPSLIEESMKLVDYEFQRNCIQLGVLYSGESQPVFADATGLQQVILNVLSNAKDACLSHLPMREDLFVDLHVSFSDQSVIIDIVDNGIGFKVSEVPLEQAFHTTKEHGLGLGLAICRDVIDAHRGSIHFRAVDPIGCQVTIVLPYQETCHES comes from the coding sequence ATGACATGGTTGCAAGAACATAATCCCAGCTATGAATTCAACTTACATACTTACGATTTCGACCAACTAGAAGAAGCGTTTTTACACGGTCAGTTAGATTTCCTATTAACCAGCCCTGGACAGGCAACTAAGCTTGCTCGTGAGTATCCCATTCACTGGCTAGCGACGCAGAAAACGGCGTACAGTGATATGCCGAACAAGTCGATAGCATCAGTCGTGATTGTGAGTGAAGAATCGCCTTTTAAAACACTAAGAGACATCAACAAAGCCAGTGTTGCCGCTGTATCAGAAAAGGCGTTTGGTGGCTTTCTTGCTCTACGTTATGAGCTCGACAAACTTGGGTATGTCAACTCATCGTTTTTCGAAACAATCCATTTTACTGGCCCACCGACCGATCAGTTGATTCTTGATGTGATTGATTCCCAAATTGATGTAGCTATTGTTCCCGCTTGTACGCTGGAAAATATGGCGGCTGAAGGAAAAATAGAGTTGCGCAATTTGCGAGTGCTTAACGAAAGAAAATCTGCTGATTCGGTTTGTGCTGTGAGTACTCCCTTTTACCCTAATTGGACCATGGCCATGACTGAACGTACACCGATAGATGTTGGGCAAAAGGTCGCGCAAACGCTGTTAGCAATGCCAGCCGATCACCCTGCCGCTATTGCTGCCCACAATGTCGGATGGATGCTACCTGCACCTAATGTTAACGTAGATAAAGTCTATAAGCATTTGGACTTACATCCCTTGCAGAAGCCTTGGGCACAAAAGGTTCAAGAGTGGTTACATAAAAACCTAGCCGTTGCTATCGCAGCGCTACTCACGCTGGTTTTGCTGACTATTTATCACTTTTGGCTAGAGTGGACGTTCAAACGCAGCAGAGAAAAGTTAAAAACTACGCTTAATGACTTGCGACGTAAGAGCAGCATGTTGGAACATGCGCAGCGTATTACGATTGTGGGGGAGCTAGGTAGTAGTCTAGCGCATGAAATTAATCAACCTTTGGCGGCGATAAAAAACTACAGCCAAGGTGCTAAGGTACGTATAGAGAGAGGGGCAACATCAGAGGAGATGTTACCAATTTTAGAGAAAATTCAGCAACAGGTGACATGTGCAAGCGACATCATTGAGCGATTGCGAAGTCTCATTCATCGGAATCCAATTGAGAAAAAGTGGATCGATTTGCCGAGCTTAATTGAAGAATCGATGAAGTTAGTTGATTATGAATTTCAACGCAATTGTATTCAGTTAGGCGTGCTTTACTCTGGTGAAAGTCAGCCCGTATTTGCCGATGCGACGGGATTGCAACAGGTCATTCTCAATGTGCTAAGTAACGCTAAAGACGCCTGTTTGAGTCATCTCCCTATGCGTGAAGATTTGTTCGTTGACTTGCATGTGAGTTTTAGTGACCAGTCGGTAATTATAGATATCGTTGACAATGGTATCGGCTTTAAGGTCTCCGAGGTGCCGCTTGAGCAAGCCTTTCATACAACTAAAGAACATGGTCTTGGGCTGGGATTAGCGATTTGTCGTGATGTTATTGATGCGCATAGAGGCAGTATTCATTTTCGAGCAGTTGACCCCATAGGTTGTCAAGTGACCATTGTTTTACCTTATCAGGAGACCTGTCATGAGTCGTAA